The proteins below are encoded in one region of Pseudomonadota bacterium:
- a CDS encoding type II toxin-antitoxin system PemK/MazF family toxin, translating to MVVNQGEVWWADLGEPAGSEPGFRRPVLVVQCDAFNRSRIATIVCVSLTSNLKWADAPGNALLGTRATGLPKQSVANVSQVFTLDRQALVERAGRLPESKLELVLAGIDVVLGR from the coding sequence GTGGTAGTCAACCAGGGCGAGGTGTGGTGGGCAGACCTCGGGGAGCCAGCTGGGTCTGAGCCGGGTTTCCGCAGGCCGGTGCTAGTGGTGCAGTGCGACGCGTTCAATCGAAGTCGCATCGCGACGATCGTGTGCGTCTCGCTCACAAGCAATCTCAAATGGGCGGATGCCCCTGGCAACGCGCTGCTCGGCACGAGAGCCACGGGACTGCCGAAGCAATCCGTCGCGAACGTGTCGCAGGTCTTCACGCTCGATCGCCAGGCGCTCGTCGAAAGGGCCGGCAGGCTGCCGGAGAGTAAACTCGAGCTCGTGCTTGCGGGAATCGACGTCGTGCTGGGACGATAG